The genomic interval ATCTTTTAATTTCATTACATATTTCCGTAAAGTTTATAAAAGTTTTTGCCTATTTTCTTGTAACCAACAACATAGCCATGTCCTTCAAAAACACAATCACACCCTTTCAAAGATAGTAGTTGCATAGCCTCTCTAAATGAAAGCCCTTTTATTTTAAGTGGGTCATTATCACTTTCATCAACCTTTGATGCTAATAATGGCCTATTTTTTTCTGGCAAAGGTATCTCTTCACTTGAAATTTCTTCTATTAAAAATGGATATATCTTTTCAACAATCTCTCTAAAAACAGGTGCAGCAACATCGCCACCATAAAAATATTTCCCTTTTGGATTGTCAACAACTACATAGATAGAAATTGCAGGATTATCAACCGGGAAAAACCCAAAAAATGAAGCAATGTAATTATTAGAGTACTTGCCTCTGATTAGCTTTTTTGAGGTACCTGTTTTTCCACCTATTGAAATTCCGTCAATACTGGCCTTTCTTCCAGTACCTTTTTCAACCACTCCTTTGAGTATTTGTCTCATTACAGAAGAAGTACTCTCGTCTATCACTTTCCATCTCTTTTGCTGAGAAATAGTCTGAGATTTAACACTTGCTTTAAGTATAGAAGTTGAAGGCTCGCAAATCTCTTTCACAATTAATGGAGAGATGTAGTATCCACCGTTAATAACAGCATTCAAAGCTGTTATCATTTGAACTGCGGTAACCCCTATTCCGTAACCAAAAGACATTGAAATTTTTCTCTGTAATGTAAACTCTTTCCTTGTAGGGAATAAACCTCTGCTTTCCTTATAAAAAGGAATACCTGTTCTCATTCCAAAACCAAACATTTTTAAGCCATTGTAAAAATCATCATCTTTAACCTTCATAGCAATCTTGGATATTCCCACATTACTTGAATGCCACAAAATTTCCCTGAAACTTAAATTCCCAAACTTTTTGTGGTCTTTTATAACTCTTCTTTTTATCCTTAACATTCCATTTTCACAGAAAAAGGTGTCTGTCTCTCTAACAGCCCCTAAGTCAAGGGCAAGAGAGCCTACAATCGGTTTCATTGTCGAACCAGGCTCATACGCTCCCCTTATAATCAGGCTGTTCATGTTTCCATATTTTCTTGAAATACTGACAAGTGAAAGGATTTCCCCTGTTTTAGGTTTTGACACAATAACATAAACATTGTCTGCTTTATGTTTTTTCAAAGTTTTTTTAGCAATTTTCTCACATATAAACTGAACTGATGAATCAATTGTTAAAATCAGGCTCTTGCCGTCCACTGGCCTTACCTCTTTGTAAAGCCCTACCCTTCTGTCAAAAAAGTATGTCCTAAAACCATCCTGGCCTTTAAGAATATCGTCAAAGCTTCTTTCAAGCCCTATTTTTTTCAACCCCTCTTCATCCCTGTACATATAGGCAAGGAATTTAGGATAAAATTCATCTGTGCTGTAATATCTTTTGTATTCGTAATCATAAATTAAAACATCTCCTAATTTTAATTTATTTAACCTCTTTCTTATCTTTTCCAGATAATTTTCTTCAAAAAATTGATGATACGGAATTTCTGCAACTTTAACAGTAAAATGGTTTGATTTAACCAACCTATTGAATTCCCTTTTTCTAATTTTTTTCCCAAAGAGTTTAAGGATTTTACTGTAATTGTTGTAACCTATTTTTTCTAAAACATCTCTCCTTATAGACACTTTTGCCACATAAAAATTGCCTGCAATTATATCCATATTTCTATCATAAATAGTGCCTCTAATGGCTTTTAAAACCTCTTTTTGTTTACCTGTGTCTGAATATGCAAAAACCTTTTTTGTATTTGCTTTAAGAAACATTGACAAAAAAATTACGATATAAAGAGAACAAAGTATTCCGGAAACTATAAAAAACTTTTTCCTTTTAGCATAAGCAACATTTTTCGTTCTGATGGTTATCCATCTTTCCATATCAATCCTTCACCACAAATATTTTGTTCCTTTGGGGATTAATATAATCAAATCCCATTTGTTTAGCCTTTGACTCAACCTTTTTGTAATCTATCCTCTCTGAAAAAATCCTTTCAAGGTTGTTTATTGATTTTTTAGTCCTCAAAATTTCAGATTCAATCCTTTTTATCTCCCTTCCCTTTCTCTCAACCATACTTTTTATAGCAACATATGAAAGGTAAGGAAGCCCTATAAGAAAAACAACTATTAGAGTTTTAAAAACAAGGTTGTACTCTCTCCTCATTTAAATCACCTTCTCGCAGGCTCTTAGCCTTGCACTTCTTGACGCAGGATTCTCACCTACTTCAACTTCAGAGGGTCTAATCACCTTTTTTGTTAATACTTTAACAATGGCATTATTTCCCCCGCAGGTGCATCTCATCTGAAATTCAGGGCAAATACAATTTTTTGCCTTATCTCTAAAAAAGTTTTTAACAATCCTATCCTCAAGGGAGTGAAAAGAAATCACCACAAGCCTGCCCCCTTTTTTCAAAAGAGGAATAGATTTTTCCAGGAAAATTTTAAGGTTTTCAAGTTCTTTATTTACCTCTATCCTTATTGCCTGAAAAATCCTTGTAGCTGGGTGTATTCTGCTCTTTCTTGACCCATAGGCTTTAACTGCTATTTCAGCCAATCTTGAGGTAGTTTTTATTGGGGATATTTTCCTTTCCTCAACAATCATTCTTGCTATTTTTTTGGAAAGCCTTTCCTCTCCATACTCTTTGAAAATTAATGCAAGTTCATTTTCAGAGTATCTGTTTACAACCTCTTCTGCTGTTAAATTACTTTTCCTGTTCATTCTCATATCAAGTTCACCTTCTCCGGAAAAGCTAAAACCTCTTTCAAAATCCTTTAATTGAAACATTGACGTTCCTAAATCAGCCAATATTCCGTCCACTTCCCCTGCAATACCTACTTCATTCGCAACTTCATCAATATCCTTGAAATTTTTATGAAAAAAGAACTTATTACATTTATAACTTTTAAGCCTTTCTCTTACCCTCTCAATAGCATCTTCATCCATATCAAGGCAGATAAGCATTCCTTTCTCAGAAAGCCTCTTTGCAATCTCCTCGCTGTGTCCTCCTCCCCCTGATGTACAGTCAAAATAAATCCCTTCTGGTTTTACATTTAAAAATTCAATAGATTCGCTGAGCAATACAGGGGTATGCATTCTATCTCCCCCTAATTAAAAATGCCTGCTATAAGTTCGTCATCAACCATTCCCTTTTCTTCATATTCATCAAACCTTGAAGCTTTCCATAACTCAATAAAGTTTCCGTTTCCAATCAAATAGGCATCGTCTCCTGATTCCACTTCAGCCATTTCTGACAATCTTTTGGGAATAACAAACCTTCCCTGCTTATCAAGGGTTACAAAGTCTGAGTTTCTGTTTAAAATCCTTCTCAACCTTTCTTTTTCAACAGGACTTTTATCATCCATCTCATTAATCTTTTCAAGGGCTTCAAGCCATTTCCGTTCAGGGATTATAACAAGGTATCCTATCCCTTCACTTTTTCTGTATGCTATAACAAGCTCCTCCCCGTAAAAATCCTTCTCAATTATTTTGAGATAGCGAGAGGGCAACTTAACCCTGCCGCCAGAATCAATTGTTATAGCTTTGTTTCCGTAAAACTTTCCTCGCATCAATCCGCCCTTGTTGTTTCTTAATTTCCATTTTATTCCATTTTTTCCCATTTGCAAGTAAAAAACAAAAAAAAATTTATACCCACTACAACTTAAAGAAAAACAAGATACTTCTTTTTAAAGAAAATTTAAAAAAAATTTTTTATTTGATTTAATTATGGAAAATTTTTAGGAAATAGTGGAATTTGTATAAAACACCAAAAGTTTAAATGCCATTCAAAATTAAATAAATCCAGTTTGCAATAAAAAGGATAAAAACAATAATTAAAATTATCTTTTTTTCCTTTTTAGTTATATCTATTGAAAGTTTCTTTTTGAAAAATACAGGTAAAAATCCTGTTAAACTCCATAAACCAAATAAAACCCCCGATATAAACATAAAGGGGTTAAACTTAAACGCAGAAATTAAATCAAAATTATAAAGGGATAAAACAAGCCTTGTTGTACCACAGGTTGGGCAAGGATATCCTGTAAAGTGTTTAAACTGACACTGCATAGGGGGCATTAATCCTAATTTAACAAAAATATACCCCCCAATTGCTGCAGTAAAAAACACTATAAAATAGATAAGGGGGATATTAATATCCCCCTTTTTATACTCTTCTAACTTTAATTTCATAAATTAATGTCCACCACCTGCAGCAGCCATTCCTACAACACCGAGAATTGCAACAATATAAATAACAAAGCATAAACAACAAAAAATATAGGGTAATAAAACTGCAAAGGTTGCTTTACCAGTTGTGGTTTCGTGAACTTCAGCCAATCCCATAATGTTCAGGATAATCCTGTAAATCCAGCCTAATAATCCACCGCAAAATGGGACAATTGCAAACAACATAACTGCTGAAGTGTATGCAACAACATTAACTGTTGATTCAAAACCATTTTTAGCACCGTTTACTATCATTAAGAGAAGGTGATAGATACCTGCCATTATAAAAAGCCCTATTATAACTCCAATAGGGATTAAGAAAATACCCAACACCCCACCAAAAACAGCAAACATACTCTGCATCTGCATCTCTTTTGCTGGAATATTCCCCCATTGTGCAAGCATTGAATAGAGAGAAGACCTGAACACAAGGTTATAGATAAAACTAAAAATGCCAGAAACAAAACCCATAATAAGTGCAAACAAAATTCCAGCTCCAATTTGAGCCTTAAAATCATAATTTGCAAAAAACTCTCTTGGGCTAAATAACACCAATTTTACAGTTGATACAAGCCTATCAAAAAAAGGTAGCGATGAATCTGCAAAGGGTATAGCCATTTTTGAATAAGACGGTGTTGATTCTGGAGGGGTTTGTGGAACGGAAGGCGGTGGTGGAGTCTGATTCATTACTTCTCCACTGTCTGTCTCTTCTTTTTTTAAAACATACCCACAGTTTGGGCACTTTGCTTCATCCCCATTTAAAGAAAAACCGCAATTGGGACACTTAATCATAAATTCCTCCAAAAAATAGTGGTTTAATTAAATATTACCACTAAAGTTTGGTTTTCTCAATAAAATTATCAACTACTATGCTTTCACTTCTGTCTGGACCTGTTGAAATTAAATATAGTTTTGTTTCAAGAGCGTCAGAAATATATTTGACATAGTCTTTTGCCTCAGCAGGCAAGTCATCAAAGTTTTTAATTCCTGAAATATCAGAGCCCCAACCCTTTAGAAATTTGAAATAAGGTTCAACTTTTTCAAGAATATTGATATCAGAAGGAAATTCTTTCAGCAATGTCCCTTTATACCTGTAACCTATACACACGGGTATCTCTTCAAACTTGCTTAAAACATCTAACTTCATCAAAGCAATATGAGTGTACCCGTTTATAATTGTTGCATACTTTGCGGCAACAAGATCAAACCAACCACATCTTCTCGGTCTGCCTGTGGTTGTACCAAACTCTCCACCTGCTGCCCTTAAAATTTCTCCAACACCATTCTCTGCTTCAGTTGGGAATGGGCCATTGCCGACCCTTGTACAGTATGTTTTAAATATTCCAATAGAATAATCAAGCTTCTTTGCCGGGAATCCTGCCCCTGACGATACTCCACCTGAAATAACAGAGGACGAAGTCACAAATGGGTAAGTGCCGTGATCAATGTCAAGGAGAGAGGCCTGCGCACCTTCAAAAAGTATGGATTTGCCCTCTTTTGAAAATTTTTCAAGTTTGTACACAGTATTTGAAATAAACGGCCTGAAATACTCCTTTATTTCCATTAATTCGTCGTAAAGTTTTTCTATATCAACAGTTTCAACTTTAAAGTAATTTTCAAAAAGAAAATTAAATTTATTAATCGCATCTTTCAGCATTATTTTAAGGCTATTATCATTAAACAAATCGACTACTCTTATTCCTGTCCTTAAAGCTTTGGTTGCATAAGCAGGACCTATGCCTCTTCCTGTTGTTCCTATTTTTTTAAAATTTCTATTATCTTCTAAAGCCTTATCTAAAATTTTATGGAAGGGAAGCACAAGGTGGGCCCTGTCACTAATAATCAATTTTTCAGGTGTTACTTTAACCCCTTTTTCTTTTAAATTTTCAATCTCCTCTTTTAAACTAAATGGATCAATTACAACCCCATTGCCAATTACACATACTTTGTCATCGTGAAAAATTCCAGAAGGGACAAGGTGCAAAAAATAGGTTTTTCCATCTATAACAACAGTATGCCCTGCATTGCTTCCACCCTGAAACCTGACAACAACATCAAAGTCTCTGGAAAGTATATCAATTACCTTCCCTTTGCCTTCATCTCCCCACTGTCCCCCGGTCACACAAATATTGATTCCCATATCTATCTCCAATATTTTTTTGCTCAGACTTAATAAATTTTACCACAGTGAGTGAAAATTAAGCTATAAAAACAAAAAAGCGGGGACAAAACCCCGCTTGAAATTTTAGTCAATTTTGCATATTCATTAATTCTTTTCATTTAATAGTTTTTCAATCTGATCCATTGTGTCACTAAAAACCTTCATTGTGGTCTCAAATGGGATTTCAGTTTCTAAATCTGCCCCTGCCTTTCTCAAAATATTTATTGGCGTATCTGAGCAACCAGACTTTATAAATCCAAGGTATTCTTCCACATCTTTTTTATCCCCATGAATTACCTTCTGAGCAAGGTGGGTTGACGCAATCAATGATGTTGCATACTGATAAACATAAAAATTGTAGTAAAAATGTGGTATATATGCCCACTCAATACCGTAAAGGTCATCAACCTTGCAAATTCCCTTATCGTGTCCATAGTACTTTCTCACAATATTTAGATAAATCTTTGACAAATCGGCACCAGTTAAAGCCTCTCCCTTTTCAACCCTTTTGTGAATTTCAAGCTCAAACTCCGCAAACATTGCCTGCCTGAAGATTGTTTGCCTTATACCTTCAAGCAAATGCCCTAAAAGAAAGAGTTTCATATCTCTATCTTTTGTATGGATTAAAAGGTAGTGGTTGAGCATATTTTCATTAAATGTTGAAGCAACCTCAGCAACGAAGATGGTGTAATCTGAATAAACATAAGGCTGGTATGTATTTGAAAACATTGAGTGCATTGAGTGGCCTAACTCGTGGGCAAGGGTTGATAATGATTCGTAATCTTCATTATAGTTTAACAATATGTAAGGGTGCACATCGTATGCATTTCCGCTTGAATATGCTCCCCCTCTTTTCCCTTCATTGGGATATACATCAATCCATCTCTCCTTAAATGCCCTGTGTAAATAAGTTTCATACTCATTCCCAAGGGGCTTTAATGCATCTTCAATAATCTTTTGTGCCTGCTCATAGGTGTATTTAGCATCAACACTTTTCACAAGCGGCGTATAGAGGTCTGCATAAGTCAATTCCTTTAAACCAAGCATTTTCTTTCTCAACTTTAAATACCTGTGGAGAAGGGGAAGGTTTGCATTAATTTCTTTTATAAGGTTGTGGTAAACCTTCACAGGCACTTCATTTGGAGTTAAGGCTGCTTCAAGTGATGAATTGTACTTTCTTGCATTTGCATAGAACCAGTCTTTTTTTACCTGAGAATAGAGCAAGGTGCCAAATGTGTTTTCAAAGCTTTTGTATGTGCCAAAGAATTTTGGGAAGACAATGTTTCTTATCTTAATGTCAGGGTTTGAACGCCATTTTGTATAGGCTGCCTGATTCAACTTCACCTTTTCTCCGTTTAATTCAACAATTGGGAAAGGCATATCAGTATATGAAAAAATTGAATATGTCTGGTAAGGTGCATCTGAAATCATTGAGGTTTTTGCAAGTAATGCTTCCTCATTCTTTGAGAGAATATGCTTTTTCTCTTTTAAAATCCTTGTGAGATAAAGCTTGTATAATTTTAAATCCTTATTTTCAAGGTATTCGTTTATCTTTTTTTCGCCTAACGATATAATTTCTGGCTCAATAAAAGAAGAGGCTTCAGCAAACTTCCTGGCAACATTATAGGTTTCATTCTTCAACTTCTGGTTTTCTGAATTTCCTAAATCCTCGTCTGCCCTTAAAGAAACATAGGTTATAAGTCTGTCAAGTTCTTTATGAAGATTAAAGTATGTATCAAGGCATTTTTTTAACTCTTCAGGTGAATTGCCTAATTTACCCTGAAAGCTTTTTAAAGATTCAATCTTTTTGGAAAATTCTTCTCTATTTTTTTTAAAAACCTCTACCGATGGATAC from Thermotomaculum hydrothermale carries:
- a CDS encoding YIP1 family protein; its protein translation is MIKCPNCGFSLNGDEAKCPNCGYVLKKEETDSGEVMNQTPPPPSVPQTPPESTPSYSKMAIPFADSSLPFFDRLVSTVKLVLFSPREFFANYDFKAQIGAGILFALIMGFVSGIFSFIYNLVFRSSLYSMLAQWGNIPAKEMQMQSMFAVFGGVLGIFLIPIGVIIGLFIMAGIYHLLLMIVNGAKNGFESTVNVVAYTSAVMLFAIVPFCGGLLGWIYRIILNIMGLAEVHETTTGKATFAVLLPYIFCCLCFVIYIVAILGVVGMAAAGGGH
- a CDS encoding adenylosuccinate synthase, producing the protein MGINICVTGGQWGDEGKGKVIDILSRDFDVVVRFQGGSNAGHTVVIDGKTYFLHLVPSGIFHDDKVCVIGNGVVIDPFSLKEEIENLKEKGVKVTPEKLIISDRAHLVLPFHKILDKALEDNRNFKKIGTTGRGIGPAYATKALRTGIRVVDLFNDNSLKIMLKDAINKFNFLFENYFKVETVDIEKLYDELMEIKEYFRPFISNTVYKLEKFSKEGKSILFEGAQASLLDIDHGTYPFVTSSSVISGGVSSGAGFPAKKLDYSIGIFKTYCTRVGNGPFPTEAENGVGEILRAAGGEFGTTTGRPRRCGWFDLVAAKYATIINGYTHIALMKLDVLSKFEEIPVCIGYRYKGTLLKEFPSDINILEKVEPYFKFLKGWGSDISGIKNFDDLPAEAKDYVKYISDALETKLYLISTGPDRSESIVVDNFIEKTKL
- a CDS encoding penicillin-binding transpeptidase domain-containing protein, which produces MERWITIRTKNVAYAKRKKFFIVSGILCSLYIVIFLSMFLKANTKKVFAYSDTGKQKEVLKAIRGTIYDRNMDIIAGNFYVAKVSIRRDVLEKIGYNNYSKILKLFGKKIRKREFNRLVKSNHFTVKVAEIPYHQFFEENYLEKIRKRLNKLKLGDVLIYDYEYKRYYSTDEFYPKFLAYMYRDEEGLKKIGLERSFDDILKGQDGFRTYFFDRRVGLYKEVRPVDGKSLILTIDSSVQFICEKIAKKTLKKHKADNVYVIVSKPKTGEILSLVSISRKYGNMNSLIIRGAYEPGSTMKPIVGSLALDLGAVRETDTFFCENGMLRIKRRVIKDHKKFGNLSFREILWHSSNVGISKIAMKVKDDDFYNGLKMFGFGMRTGIPFYKESRGLFPTRKEFTLQRKISMSFGYGIGVTAVQMITALNAVINGGYYISPLIVKEICEPSTSILKASVKSQTISQQKRWKVIDESTSSVMRQILKGVVEKGTGRKASIDGISIGGKTGTSKKLIRGKYSNNYIASFFGFFPVDNPAISIYVVVDNPKGKYFYGGDVAAPVFREIVEKIYPFLIEEISSEEIPLPEKNRPLLASKVDESDNDPLKIKGLSFREAMQLLSLKGCDCVFEGHGYVVGYKKIGKNFYKLYGNM
- a CDS encoding DUF2752 domain-containing protein, which codes for MKLKLEEYKKGDINIPLIYFIVFFTAAIGGYIFVKLGLMPPMQCQFKHFTGYPCPTCGTTRLVLSLYNFDLISAFKFNPFMFISGVLFGLWSLTGFLPVFFKKKLSIDITKKEKKIILIIVFILFIANWIYLILNGI
- a CDS encoding division/cell wall cluster transcriptional repressor MraZ, producing the protein MRGKFYGNKAITIDSGGRVKLPSRYLKIIEKDFYGEELVIAYRKSEGIGYLVIIPERKWLEALEKINEMDDKSPVEKERLRRILNRNSDFVTLDKQGRFVIPKRLSEMAEVESGDDAYLIGNGNFIELWKASRFDEYEEKGMVDDELIAGIFN
- the pepF gene encoding oligoendopeptidase F — protein: MKFFVILSFMLMFTFTAISKTREEIPEKYKWNLKDLYPSVEVFKKNREEFSKKIESLKSFQGKLGNSPEELKKCLDTYFNLHKELDRLITYVSLRADEDLGNSENQKLKNETYNVARKFAEASSFIEPEIISLGEKKINEYLENKDLKLYKLYLTRILKEKKHILSKNEEALLAKTSMISDAPYQTYSIFSYTDMPFPIVELNGEKVKLNQAAYTKWRSNPDIKIRNIVFPKFFGTYKSFENTFGTLLYSQVKKDWFYANARKYNSSLEAALTPNEVPVKVYHNLIKEINANLPLLHRYLKLRKKMLGLKELTYADLYTPLVKSVDAKYTYEQAQKIIEDALKPLGNEYETYLHRAFKERWIDVYPNEGKRGGAYSSGNAYDVHPYILLNYNEDYESLSTLAHELGHSMHSMFSNTYQPYVYSDYTIFVAEVASTFNENMLNHYLLIHTKDRDMKLFLLGHLLEGIRQTIFRQAMFAEFELEIHKRVEKGEALTGADLSKIYLNIVRKYYGHDKGICKVDDLYGIEWAYIPHFYYNFYVYQYATSLIASTHLAQKVIHGDKKDVEEYLGFIKSGCSDTPINILRKAGADLETEIPFETTMKVFSDTMDQIEKLLNEKN
- the rsmH gene encoding 16S rRNA (cytosine(1402)-N(4))-methyltransferase RsmH codes for the protein MHTPVLLSESIEFLNVKPEGIYFDCTSGGGGHSEEIAKRLSEKGMLICLDMDEDAIERVRERLKSYKCNKFFFHKNFKDIDEVANEVGIAGEVDGILADLGTSMFQLKDFERGFSFSGEGELDMRMNRKSNLTAEEVVNRYSENELALIFKEYGEERLSKKIARMIVEERKISPIKTTSRLAEIAVKAYGSRKSRIHPATRIFQAIRIEVNKELENLKIFLEKSIPLLKKGGRLVVISFHSLEDRIVKNFFRDKAKNCICPEFQMRCTCGGNNAIVKVLTKKVIRPSEVEVGENPASRSARLRACEKVI